The Marivivens sp. LCG002 genome contains a region encoding:
- a CDS encoding Crp/Fnr family transcriptional regulator, giving the protein MKNINISNSVRFPHLMRSPLLAGLSDEDRVEFLDACVVQIYENLTDVLVQGGQSKGLYMVAHGALEINRASKGGERVTLLLVQSGQTMGEIESIGDCPVVANVTARRGTTLLLCPRETLLGWMQRPEFLKAWMQQFAIQVAIQNDNRVMDRVDPINFRVGRYLWQFSDRHGVFDRSQSLLAETVGCSRQTVNGVIKEFKEQGLVERLRQGVRIIDRERFEELFGTP; this is encoded by the coding sequence TTGAAAAATATAAATATTTCAAACTCGGTCCGTTTCCCGCACCTGATGCGGTCACCGCTTTTGGCGGGTTTGAGTGATGAAGATCGGGTCGAGTTTCTCGATGCCTGTGTTGTTCAAATTTACGAGAACCTAACGGATGTGCTGGTTCAGGGCGGCCAGTCCAAGGGACTCTACATGGTGGCGCATGGTGCGCTTGAAATTAACCGTGCCTCCAAGGGCGGCGAGCGCGTAACACTCCTCTTGGTGCAGAGCGGTCAAACCATGGGCGAGATCGAGTCGATCGGGGATTGCCCCGTGGTGGCCAATGTCACGGCACGTCGGGGCACCACGCTTCTGCTTTGCCCGCGCGAGACGCTTTTGGGTTGGATGCAGCGCCCCGAGTTCCTCAAAGCGTGGATGCAGCAATTCGCCATTCAGGTCGCGATCCAGAACGACAACCGCGTTATGGACCGTGTCGATCCGATCAATTTCCGTGTCGGACGCTATCTGTGGCAATTCTCGGATCGTCACGGTGTCTTTGATCGGAGCCAGTCGCTTCTTGCCGAAACGGTGGGCTGTTCAAGGCAGACGGTGAACGGTGTGATCAAAGAGTTCAAAGAGCAAGGTCTTGTCGAACGGTTGCGCCAAGGCGTGCGGATCATCGACCGCGAACGCTTTGAAGAGCTCTTCGGCACCCCCTAA
- a CDS encoding carboxynorspermidine decarboxylase, producing MQTPYYLIDKSRLLPNMEKIAWLREHSGAKALLALKCFATWGVFDFMSEYMDGTTSSSLFEVKLGREKFPGETHAYSVAWSDHEMDDVLANSDKIIFNTAAQLLRHEEKSRTHKRGLRVNPGVSTSSFDLADPARPFSRLGEHDPKNIEPVADLISGFMFHNNCENADFERFDAMLNSIEQRFGYLIRKMEWISLGGGIHFTGEGYPLDKLAERLKRFAEVNGVQVYLEPGEAAITKSTTLELTVLDTLYNGKNLAIVDSSIEAHMLDLLIYRESAKMNESGDQEWMICGKSCLAGDIFGEFKFPKALAVGDRLSIQDAAGYTMVKKNWFNGVKMPAIAIRELDGTERLVKDFTYEDFAAALS from the coding sequence ATCCAGACGCCCTACTACCTGATCGACAAGAGCCGACTTCTTCCCAATATGGAAAAGATCGCTTGGCTGCGTGAACATTCCGGTGCCAAGGCGCTTCTTGCGCTCAAGTGCTTTGCGACTTGGGGCGTTTTCGATTTCATGAGCGAGTATATGGATGGCACGACCTCGTCGTCGCTCTTCGAAGTCAAACTCGGGCGTGAAAAATTTCCGGGCGAAACCCATGCCTATTCGGTGGCGTGGTCCGATCACGAGATGGATGATGTCCTCGCCAATTCGGACAAGATCATTTTCAACACTGCGGCCCAGCTCCTTCGGCACGAGGAAAAATCCCGCACGCACAAGCGCGGCCTTCGGGTGAACCCCGGTGTGTCCACGTCGAGCTTTGATCTTGCCGACCCTGCGCGACCCTTCAGCCGCTTGGGCGAGCATGACCCCAAGAACATCGAACCCGTGGCCGATTTGATCAGTGGTTTCATGTTCCACAACAATTGCGAGAACGCGGATTTCGAGCGTTTTGACGCGATGCTGAACAGCATCGAGCAGCGCTTTGGCTATTTGATCCGCAAGATGGAATGGATCAGCCTTGGGGGCGGTATTCATTTCACGGGCGAAGGCTATCCCTTGGACAAGCTCGCCGAGCGCTTGAAGCGCTTTGCAGAGGTCAATGGCGTTCAGGTCTACCTTGAACCGGGTGAGGCTGCGATAACCAAATCGACCACGCTCGAGTTGACCGTTCTCGATACGCTTTATAACGGCAAGAACCTTGCCATCGTCGATAGCTCGATCGAGGCGCATATGCTTGACCTCTTGATCTATCGCGAAAGCGCCAAGATGAACGAAAGCGGCGATCAGGAGTGGATGATCTGCGGCAAATCCTGTCTTGCGGGCGATATTTTCGGCGAGTTCAAATTCCCCAAAGCCTTGGCCGTAGGCGACAGGCTGTCCATTCAGGACGCCGCAGGCTATACTATGGTCAAGAAGAACTGGTTCAACGGCGTGAAAATGCCCGCCATTGCAATCCGCGAGCTGGATGGAACCGAACGTCTGGTGAAAGATTTCACCTACGAGGATTTTGCGGCGGCCCTGTCGTAA
- a CDS encoding saccharopine dehydrogenase family protein, with protein sequence MKQNVLIIGAGGVAQVVAHKCAQNNDVLGEIHIASRTLSKCEAILESVHAKGAMKQSGVLKAHQVDAMDTAAVAALIRETGVEIVINVGSAFVNMYVLDACIETGVAYIDTAIHEDPAKICETPPWYGNYEWKKRDLCAEKGVTAILGAGFDPGVVNAFARFAIDMMDEVKSIDIVDINAGSHGKYFATNFDPEINFREFTGTVYYWEDQQWKETSMFASGRDWDLPVVGTCRAYQSGHDEVHSLATNYPQADVRFWMGFGDHYINVFTVLKNLGLLSEQPVVTAEGQEVVPLKVVKAVLPDPASLAPNYTGKTCIGDLVKGVKDGKDFEVFVYNVADHKEAYEEVGSQGISYTAGVPPVAAAMLVATGEWDAKTMKNVEELDPKPFFSILDRIGLPTRVQIGGLGGEDKAWNA encoded by the coding sequence TTGAAACAGAACGTGCTTATCATCGGCGCTGGCGGCGTCGCTCAGGTCGTGGCGCATAAATGCGCGCAAAACAACGATGTGCTTGGCGAGATCCATATCGCGAGCCGGACGCTTTCGAAATGCGAAGCGATCCTTGAGTCTGTCCACGCAAAGGGCGCGATGAAACAGAGCGGCGTTCTCAAAGCTCATCAGGTCGATGCAATGGATACGGCGGCAGTCGCAGCCTTGATCCGCGAGACGGGTGTTGAAATCGTGATCAACGTCGGCTCGGCCTTTGTGAACATGTATGTGCTTGATGCCTGCATCGAGACGGGCGTTGCCTATATCGACACCGCTATCCACGAAGACCCCGCAAAAATCTGCGAGACCCCGCCGTGGTATGGCAACTACGAATGGAAAAAGCGCGATCTTTGCGCTGAAAAGGGCGTGACCGCCATCCTCGGCGCCGGCTTTGATCCGGGTGTCGTGAATGCGTTCGCCCGTTTCGCGATCGACATGATGGACGAGGTCAAATCCATCGACATCGTGGACATCAACGCAGGATCGCACGGCAAGTATTTTGCCACGAACTTCGACCCCGAGATCAACTTCCGCGAATTCACCGGCACCGTCTATTACTGGGAAGACCAGCAATGGAAGGAAACTTCGATGTTCGCCTCGGGTCGCGATTGGGATCTGCCTGTCGTCGGCACCTGCCGCGCCTATCAGTCGGGCCACGACGAAGTGCACAGTCTTGCCACCAACTATCCGCAGGCGGATGTGCGCTTCTGGATGGGTTTCGGCGATCACTACATCAACGTGTTCACTGTCTTGAAGAACCTCGGGCTTTTGTCCGAGCAACCTGTCGTCACCGCCGAGGGCCAAGAGGTCGTGCCGCTCAAGGTGGTCAAGGCCGTGCTGCCCGATCCTGCCTCTCTGGCACCGAACTACACCGGCAAAACCTGCATTGGTGATCTGGTCAAAGGTGTAAAGGACGGTAAAGATTTCGAGGTCTTCGTCTACAACGTTGCCGACCACAAGGAAGCCTATGAAGAAGTCGGCTCGCAGGGCATCAGCTATACCGCAGGCGTGCCGCCTGTGGCTGCCGCGATGCTTGTTGCTACGGGAGAATGGGACGCCAAGACGATGAAGAACGTTGAAGAGCTTGATCCCAAGCCGTTCTTTAGCATTCTTGATCGGATCGGGCTTCCGACCCGTGTCCAGATCGGCGGTCTGGGCGGTGAAGACAAGGCTTGGAACGCCTAA
- a CDS encoding ROK family protein, with protein sequence MIAAGIDLGGTKIEAQLFDADWNRGKTKRVATPATYDTLVEAVADLIQWAGPVPVGISAAGLINPQTGVALTANLPASGKPFPADVTKRAGRKVTWVNDARSVILSEAVFGAAKDVASVAGLILGTGVGGGIAVKGRLLTGPTGTVGEIGHGPLSAPTVAKYGLPIHTCGCGRKGCVETYVSGPGMVRIAEVLGSELRDTRLIAAERGQVWRVWCELTAELLLTLSLAADPEVVVIAGGLSNIPHLIEDLTAALKAAQFGGFGIPELRLATVGDTAGASGAAYAAWRKANHG encoded by the coding sequence ATGATCGCAGCAGGTATCGACCTTGGCGGGACCAAAATCGAAGCGCAGCTTTTCGATGCCGATTGGAACAGAGGCAAGACCAAGCGCGTCGCTACGCCCGCTACTTATGACACCCTCGTAGAGGCGGTGGCCGATCTCATTCAATGGGCAGGCCCCGTGCCCGTCGGGATCAGTGCCGCAGGGCTGATCAATCCGCAAACAGGTGTCGCCCTGACCGCCAACCTCCCTGCAAGCGGCAAACCTTTTCCGGCGGATGTGACCAAACGGGCAGGGCGCAAGGTCACTTGGGTGAACGATGCCCGTTCCGTTATCCTGTCCGAAGCGGTTTTCGGCGCGGCAAAAGACGTTGCTTCGGTTGCGGGCCTCATCCTCGGGACAGGTGTCGGGGGCGGGATCGCGGTCAAGGGGCGTTTGTTGACGGGCCCCACAGGCACAGTCGGCGAGATCGGACATGGGCCGCTCTCTGCGCCGACGGTCGCCAAATACGGACTTCCGATCCACACATGCGGCTGTGGCCGCAAAGGATGTGTCGAAACCTATGTATCGGGTCCGGGTATGGTGCGGATCGCCGAGGTGCTGGGATCCGAACTTCGTGACACGCGTCTCATCGCGGCCGAGCGGGGGCAGGTCTGGCGCGTCTGGTGCGAGCTGACGGCTGAACTTCTTTTGACGTTGTCGCTGGCGGCCGACCCCGAAGTCGTGGTGATTGCGGGTGGATTGTCCAATATCCCCCATCTGATCGAAGACCTGACCGCCGCTTTGAAAGCCGCGCAATTCGGCGGCTTCGGTATCCCCGAGCTGCGGCTTGCCACTGTCGGGGACACTGCCGGCGCAAGCGGCGCAGCCTATGCCGCATGGCGCAAGGCAAACCATGGTTGA
- a CDS encoding N-acetylglucosamine-6-phosphate deacetylase: MVERIVSATLFDGQRLGPRDMIVRDGVIVNVTEPSGSGTRLEGIVTLGFLDLQVNGGGGILWNAEPTVQGALGIAAAHRGLGTVGIMPTLITDAPEVMARAADAMLDLWGEPSILGAHFEGPHINLAKRGTHAARFIRPFDDASLEPIKRLRAKGIPVMLTLAPEYVAPRDIALLTELGVIVSLGHSNATSREAKAGFAAGARAVTHLYNAMSQMQGREAGLVGAAINSDAFVGIIADGHHVAPEMIALACRARPRADRMYLVSDAMPTVGGPESFELYDMEIRVEKGRLVNPEGALAGAHISMAEGVAVLVQRAGIALCDALKMAVTHPAQLLGRPDLATVIGRRADDLICLTPDLGVRGTLGDLLSDVAI; this comes from the coding sequence ATGGTTGAGCGCATCGTCTCTGCAACGCTGTTCGACGGGCAAAGACTCGGGCCGCGCGATATGATCGTTCGGGATGGTGTCATCGTGAACGTCACAGAGCCGAGCGGCAGTGGCACCCGATTGGAGGGGATTGTCACACTCGGGTTTCTCGATCTTCAGGTCAACGGCGGGGGCGGCATTTTGTGGAATGCAGAGCCAACCGTCCAAGGCGCTCTCGGGATCGCTGCTGCACACCGCGGTTTAGGCACCGTGGGCATAATGCCGACCCTTATCACCGATGCCCCCGAGGTCATGGCCCGTGCCGCAGACGCGATGCTCGATCTGTGGGGGGAGCCGTCAATTCTCGGGGCGCATTTCGAAGGGCCGCATATCAATCTGGCAAAGCGCGGCACCCATGCGGCGCGCTTTATCCGTCCCTTTGATGATGCAAGCCTTGAGCCGATCAAGCGGCTTAGGGCCAAGGGAATACCCGTGATGCTCACGCTTGCGCCCGAATATGTTGCGCCGCGCGATATCGCCCTGCTGACCGAGCTTGGGGTCATCGTGTCGCTCGGCCATTCGAATGCGACGAGCCGAGAGGCCAAGGCGGGTTTCGCGGCAGGAGCGCGCGCGGTCACGCATCTTTACAACGCGATGTCCCAGATGCAGGGGCGCGAGGCGGGGCTCGTCGGGGCTGCGATCAATTCCGATGCCTTTGTCGGGATCATCGCCGATGGGCATCATGTCGCCCCCGAGATGATCGCGCTTGCCTGTCGTGCCCGTCCGAGGGCCGACCGCATGTACCTTGTGTCCGATGCCATGCCGACGGTCGGGGGACCCGAGAGCTTTGAGCTTTATGATATGGAAATAAGGGTAGAGAAGGGCCGTCTCGTCAATCCCGAAGGCGCTCTCGCGGGGGCGCATATCTCAATGGCCGAAGGCGTCGCGGTTCTTGTGCAACGGGCCGGGATCGCGCTTTGTGATGCGCTGAAAATGGCGGTCACGCATCCTGCGCAGTTGCTCGGTCGCCCCGATCTTGCGACGGTGATCGGACGTCGCGCGGATGACCTCATCTGCCTGACCCCTGATCTTGGGGTGCGTGGTACGCTTGGCGACCTCTTGTCCGACGTGGCAATCTAG
- a CDS encoding aldehyde dehydrogenase (NADP(+)), whose amino-acid sequence MTFTPHGKHLIAGEWVASEKSFRSEPAHGEAHDFSVGTPEQVDRACVAAEEAFWSYGYSSRAERAAFLNTIADEIEARADAITQIGTEETGLPVARLQGERGRTTGQLRLFASHILAGDYLDRRVDEALPDRAPLPRPEIRLMQRPIGPVAVFGASNFPLAFSTAGGDTASALAAGCPVVVKGHSAHPGTGEIIAEAIHAAIAKCGIHPGVFSLIQGGKRDVGTSLVQHPLIKAVGFTGSLAGGRALFDLCAQRDEPIPFFGELGSVNPMFFMPNALANRGEAIAAGWAGSLTMGAGQFCTNPGISVVLDGPDADRFTEAAVKALEPIGAQTMLTDGIASAYRSGRDRVAATAGVQELLTSTCDMRNATPYLFATTGKEWLDNHVLGEEVFGPLGLIVRAADMDEMLTIARSLQGQLTCTIHLDDADAEDARKLLPILERKAGRILANGFPTGVEVCDAMVHGGPYPASTNFGATSVGTMAIRRFLRPVSYQNIPAAVLPEDIR is encoded by the coding sequence ATGACCTTTACCCCGCACGGCAAACACCTCATCGCAGGCGAATGGGTGGCAAGTGAAAAGAGCTTCCGCTCCGAACCCGCCCATGGCGAAGCGCACGACTTTTCGGTCGGCACGCCTGAGCAGGTTGATCGTGCTTGCGTTGCGGCAGAAGAGGCGTTCTGGTCCTATGGCTATAGCTCCCGTGCCGAGCGCGCGGCCTTTCTCAACACCATCGCGGACGAGATCGAAGCTCGCGCCGACGCCATCACCCAGATCGGGACCGAGGAAACGGGGCTTCCTGTCGCACGCCTCCAAGGCGAGCGTGGCCGCACCACGGGTCAACTTCGGCTCTTTGCGTCGCATATTCTGGCAGGGGATTACCTTGATCGTCGCGTGGACGAGGCGTTGCCCGACCGTGCGCCGCTTCCGCGTCCCGAAATCCGCCTGATGCAGCGTCCCATCGGTCCCGTTGCGGTGTTCGGTGCGTCGAACTTCCCGCTCGCCTTTTCGACCGCGGGCGGCGACACGGCTTCGGCTCTGGCTGCGGGCTGTCCCGTCGTCGTCAAAGGTCACTCGGCCCACCCCGGAACGGGCGAGATCATCGCAGAGGCCATTCATGCCGCCATTGCCAAATGCGGCATTCATCCTGGTGTGTTCAGCCTCATCCAGGGCGGCAAGCGCGATGTCGGCACCTCTTTGGTGCAGCATCCGTTGATCAAGGCTGTAGGCTTCACGGGCTCACTTGCGGGCGGCCGTGCCCTCTTTGATCTTTGCGCCCAGCGCGATGAGCCGATCCCGTTCTTTGGCGAGCTTGGCTCCGTCAACCCGATGTTCTTTATGCCCAATGCCCTTGCCAACCGCGGCGAAGCGATTGCAGCGGGCTGGGCGGGGTCGCTGACCATGGGGGCAGGCCAGTTCTGCACCAATCCGGGCATTTCCGTCGTGCTCGACGGCCCCGATGCCGATCGCTTTACCGAAGCCGCCGTCAAAGCGCTCGAGCCGATCGGCGCCCAAACGATGCTCACCGACGGGATCGCGAGCGCCTATCGCAGTGGTCGCGACCGTGTTGCCGCCACCGCAGGGGTCCAAGAGCTTCTGACTTCGACCTGTGACATGCGCAACGCCACGCCCTATCTCTTTGCCACCACAGGCAAGGAGTGGCTCGACAACCACGTCCTCGGCGAAGAGGTCTTCGGCCCGCTCGGTCTTATTGTTCGAGCTGCCGATATGGACGAAATGCTCACCATAGCGCGGTCCCTACAGGGGCAGCTTACCTGCACGATCCATCTTGACGATGCAGACGCCGAGGACGCCCGCAAGCTTCTTCCGATCCTCGAGCGCAAAGCCGGCCGCATTCTTGCGAACGGGTTCCCGACAGGGGTCGAGGTTTGTGATGCCATGGTGCACGGCGGACCCTATCCCGCGTCGACGAACTTCGGAGCGACCTCGGTCGGAACGATGGCGATCCGTCGTTTCCTGCGGCCCGTCTCCTATCAGAACATTCCCGCGGCTGTGCTGCCCGAGGATATTCGCTAA
- a CDS encoding SMP-30/gluconolactonase/LRE family protein, with amino-acid sequence MAEVFDSTRCTLGEGALWHPKRQELIWFDILGKKMFRKGSAETIVTALDEVSSAAFWVDAARIVVATQSALVLCNLDTGETEKLVDLEADNAVTRSNDGRADPWGGLWIGTMGFKAEKEAGAFYRYYKGELRQLFPDITIPNSTCFAPDRSRAYFSDTAQGKLFTVTLDKDGWPDAAPEVLVDFTASGLNPDGAVTDATGNLWIAFWGAAQVGVYSPTGTQIASHAMDAAQVTCPAFGGSDLTTLFCTSASEGLSEDERAKFAGTGMVFVQPNAGQGREEYAVLL; translated from the coding sequence ATGGCAGAGGTTTTCGACAGCACGCGCTGCACCTTGGGCGAGGGGGCTCTTTGGCACCCGAAACGCCAAGAGCTTATCTGGTTCGACATCCTTGGCAAAAAGATGTTCCGCAAGGGATCGGCAGAGACCATCGTCACCGCTCTCGACGAGGTCAGTTCTGCTGCCTTCTGGGTGGACGCGGCGCGTATCGTCGTGGCAACGCAGTCCGCTTTGGTGCTTTGCAACCTTGATACGGGCGAGACCGAGAAACTTGTCGATCTTGAAGCCGACAACGCCGTGACCCGTTCGAATGATGGACGCGCCGACCCTTGGGGCGGTCTCTGGATCGGCACGATGGGGTTCAAAGCCGAAAAAGAGGCGGGGGCTTTCTATCGGTATTACAAAGGCGAGCTGCGCCAACTCTTTCCCGATATCACAATTCCCAATTCGACCTGTTTTGCGCCGGATCGGAGCCGTGCCTATTTCTCGGATACAGCGCAGGGCAAACTTTTTACCGTGACGCTCGACAAAGACGGCTGGCCCGATGCCGCGCCCGAAGTGCTTGTCGATTTCACGGCGTCGGGTCTTAACCCCGATGGTGCGGTGACTGATGCGACAGGGAACCTCTGGATCGCGTTTTGGGGCGCAGCGCAGGTCGGCGTATACAGCCCGACCGGCACGCAAATCGCGTCGCATGCGATGGACGCGGCCCAAGTCACCTGTCCTGCTTTCGGCGGCTCCGATCTGACCACTCTGTTTTGCACCTCCGCATCAGAAGGTCTGAGCGAGGACGAAAGGGCAAAATTCGCGGGCACAGGGATGGTCTTTGTCCAGCCCAATGCAGGGCAGGGCCGCGAGGAATACGCCGTTCTTCTCTAG
- a CDS encoding zinc-binding alcohol dehydrogenase family protein — MPLGNELGPNLVVVEPGKVEIEMRPVLTHAPSGWVLVDIEAVGICGTDYHIFEGKHPFLAYPRVIGHELSGRIAEGPRQGELVVVNPYISCGTCRACSRGKPNCCARIEVLGVHRDGGMCKRIAVPETNIYSAEGLTPIEAAMVEFLAIGAHAVARSEIGPGDLVLVTGAGPIGIGAALFARLAGAEVHLMDLSEDRLRLAKEKFGFKVTHTPEDNILTGRLSEGFDAVFDATGNAKAIMSGFPLLAHGGTTVLISVVKDDITFSDAEFHKREARIIGSRNALKADFERVMAAMRSGDIPTKEIASEIVALRDLPARFADLTEHRDHLVKVLVTP, encoded by the coding sequence ATGCCGCTGGGAAATGAGCTTGGACCAAATCTCGTTGTCGTCGAACCTGGAAAAGTCGAAATCGAGATGCGACCGGTTCTAACGCACGCCCCGAGCGGCTGGGTTCTGGTCGATATCGAAGCTGTGGGGATTTGCGGCACGGACTACCATATTTTCGAAGGAAAACATCCCTTCCTTGCCTATCCACGCGTCATAGGTCACGAGCTTTCGGGACGTATCGCCGAGGGTCCGCGTCAAGGCGAGCTGGTCGTCGTGAACCCCTATATTTCATGCGGAACCTGCCGCGCCTGTTCACGCGGCAAACCCAATTGCTGCGCTCGAATCGAAGTGCTCGGGGTGCACCGTGACGGCGGCATGTGCAAACGCATCGCGGTGCCCGAAACGAATATCTATTCCGCCGAGGGCCTGACGCCCATCGAAGCGGCAATGGTCGAGTTCCTCGCCATCGGTGCGCACGCGGTGGCCCGCTCGGAAATCGGACCAGGTGACCTTGTCCTTGTAACGGGTGCGGGTCCCATCGGGATCGGCGCTGCACTCTTTGCGCGCCTTGCAGGTGCAGAGGTGCACCTTATGGACCTGAGTGAAGACAGGCTTCGGCTTGCCAAGGAAAAATTCGGCTTCAAAGTCACACACACACCCGAAGACAACATCCTCACAGGCCGATTGTCCGAGGGTTTTGACGCGGTCTTCGATGCGACAGGAAACGCCAAGGCCATTATGTCGGGCTTCCCTCTGCTTGCGCATGGAGGGACGACCGTTCTGATCAGCGTGGTCAAGGACGACATCACCTTTAGCGATGCCGAGTTCCATAAACGCGAGGCGCGGATCATCGGCTCGCGCAATGCTCTCAAGGCGGACTTTGAACGGGTGATGGCAGCGATGCGCTCGGGAGATATTCCGACCAAGGAAATAGCATCCGAAATCGTGGCGCTGCGTGATCTTCCCGCACGGTTTGCGGATCTGACAGAGCACCGAGACCATCTGGTCAAGGTGCTCGTCACACCCTGA
- a CDS encoding 6,7-dimethyl-8-ribityllumazine synthase, with the protein MTKTLKIAFIKARWHADIVDQAYVGFTQNMTESGTPFEVTPFDVPGAFEMPLLAKKLGASGKYDAVVCAALVVDGGIYRHDFVAAAVVDGLMQAQMETGVPTYSVSLTPHHFQPSAEHTGFYHAHFIKKGAEAAHAVRMIAALEI; encoded by the coding sequence ATGACCAAAACTCTCAAGATCGCCTTTATCAAGGCCCGCTGGCACGCCGACATCGTCGATCAGGCCTATGTCGGCTTTACCCAGAACATGACCGAAAGCGGCACCCCATTCGAGGTCACGCCCTTTGACGTTCCCGGCGCGTTCGAAATGCCGCTGCTGGCCAAGAAGCTGGGTGCTTCGGGCAAATACGATGCCGTGGTTTGTGCCGCGCTCGTTGTCGACGGCGGTATCTATCGCCACGATTTCGTCGCTGCCGCTGTGGTGGACGGGCTGATGCAGGCCCAGATGGAGACGGGTGTGCCGACCTATTCCGTCTCGCTCACGCCGCACCATTTCCAGCCGAGTGCCGAGCACACAGGCTTCTATCACGCCCATTTCATCAAGAAAGGCGCCGAGGCAGCTCATGCCGTGCGCATGATCGCAGCGCTCGAGATCTAG
- a CDS encoding LysR family transcriptional regulator gives MNFTRQLKPAHLQLLLKIAEVGQLQIAASALAMSQPAASRIVADIEARAQTTLFHRSPKGLEPTPVGEMFLRHARVIVSELESLQKEVENLNAGLSGEVRIGTVTGPAVGIVLPVYQSLSETSPDIAVTIEVSPSTELVRGLDEGRFDFIVARIPTDHNTAEFLVHPGRKEVVQLMVRSAHPLAGRQQITLSDLSDYDWVIQERGSPIRKAVEDAFHASSLAVPNRVVNSSSLLVVEALLASSDVIAPQSKEVSDLLTGSGLGNQLDVLHLEKPITVPPYFVIRNRSRQLTRAASLFFDRILEAL, from the coding sequence ATGAATTTCACCAGACAACTCAAACCTGCGCACCTTCAACTTTTGCTTAAAATCGCTGAAGTAGGACAGTTGCAAATCGCCGCCAGCGCGCTTGCAATGTCCCAGCCCGCTGCATCACGTATCGTCGCCGATATCGAGGCGCGTGCTCAGACAACGCTGTTCCATCGCTCACCCAAGGGACTCGAGCCCACGCCCGTCGGCGAGATGTTCTTGCGTCATGCGCGAGTGATCGTGTCGGAACTCGAGAGTCTCCAGAAAGAGGTCGAGAACCTCAATGCGGGGCTGAGCGGTGAAGTGCGGATCGGAACCGTGACGGGGCCCGCCGTCGGGATCGTTTTGCCGGTTTACCAAAGCCTGAGCGAAACCTCACCCGACATCGCCGTAACGATCGAGGTCAGCCCCTCGACCGAACTTGTGCGCGGACTTGATGAGGGACGGTTCGACTTCATCGTTGCGCGAATCCCGACCGATCACAACACGGCCGAATTTCTCGTGCACCCGGGACGTAAGGAAGTGGTCCAGCTTATGGTTCGGAGCGCACATCCCCTCGCAGGGCGCCAACAGATCACACTCAGCGATCTGTCAGACTACGACTGGGTGATTCAGGAACGCGGCTCTCCCATTCGCAAAGCGGTCGAGGACGCCTTTCACGCGTCGAGCCTTGCGGTGCCGAACCGCGTCGTCAACAGCTCTTCGCTTCTGGTGGTCGAGGCTCTTTTGGCGAGTTCGGACGTCATCGCGCCGCAATCCAAGGAAGTCAGTGATCTTTTGACGGGGTCGGGCCTTGGCAACCAGCTTGACGTTCTTCATCTTGAAAAACCCATCACCGTGCCGCCCTATTTCGTGATCCGCAATCGCTCACGGCAACTTACGCGCGCGGCCTCGCTCTTCTTCGACCGAATTCTCGAGGCGCTCTAG